The nucleotide window CAGGAGGGCGGCCGTCTAATGAAACACAAGTCTGTGGTTAGCCATTGCAACTCTGCGCGCATCGCACGCGTACGCTGCTTCGAAGCGGATTGTAGTACATACCTTCTGCCAGCTACAGGTACGGTATTTAATTGAATTCTCCGACTCCATTTCAATCTGACGACCGATTTCCCCTTCTGTGTCTGAGCCGGAGCCCACCTGCTGTTTCTGATTTTCCAGATCCATCTGCTTCAACTTATCTGCTGCACTGGCATTGTCGGAGACAGACGACCGACGGGAAACGACGGGCTTGAAAGTGTTGGACTCCGCCATTTTATCGAGCGGACAAGCCGCAGGTGGTAGGAAGCGATGAAGctaaaggaagaagagacacTAAATGCCTTTGGATGCATGTACTGCGCCTTAAGATGCGACAAAATAGGACGACTCCAAATCACTGAAGTAGATCGTTTTAAGGATAGCTCTGGAATGATCAGAGGTGACAGATGGTAATCAGGAATTGCCTGAGCGAAGACCGGCAACGAGTGAAGGAGAATTAACGAGGCGAGTGACGGAAGGTGAGAGAATAGCGAAAAGGAAGAACGGAGGAAGGATCTAACATCTTTTTAGCTGTCAGGTTCAGGCTAGAGAAGAATATCACTGGCGAAGGCACGTGCGGGCAACCTAGTACTTACTGGAGATAACCGTGAGGCAGATCGACACTACAAGACCAGGGGGGTTTGCGATATGCGCGACAAAGAATCACAAATCACCCAAGGTAATAATATAGATGAAAAAGTGAAAAATGACGTGCTAAGCTTGTGAACACGAGCAGATTGAAAGAAATGAGCGAAAAAGTACCGCTGAGGCAAAAGGGAACAAGAAATTCAAGCAAAAGAGATTTAATCTGGATGCGCTTATTTCCTTAACCTGGACTGCCCTGGAAAGCTGGGTTCTCCCAAAGCGCGCGCCGGATGGGTTTTAGTTGCCTAGCACCGGTGGTTTCTGCGCACCCCAAGACTATCTGGGCAAAATGCAACCCCACAGGGAGAGGCGATTTAATTTacgatattatttatttaaactGGGGGACAAATAACAACCAGAGCAGCGGTCGCTGATTGCGAATCGAGGGCTCGGAGATCCAATGACCGGCGTGCAATGCAGCCGGTCAGTCCGACTGTCCGGAATGGCCGATGACAACATCTACTTTGTATGACGTCCTCCAGCGGGATTGACCACCGGTGCATCTTTACTACCACTAGTAGAGTCTGGTAGGTTACTGGGACGAACCTAAGCAGAAGCAGTAGTAGATTTTGGTCCAGGAACTACCACGAAATACTAGTGAGGTTTTTGTGTCCCCTTCCAAGTTActatagtaattaattattccCCTCCATCTATCCTGACCATCATTACCTTCACTACAAAAGTAGCTAATAGACAACTCTCTCCACCTCCGTAAAGCTCGACTCGGCTAAGAACAGCAATGCCGCGTTCAGACCCCACCCCCATCAGTCCCCACCGCCCATTGGTCCGTTCCCGGTACAACCTTTGCCTGTTTCCCCAGCCAATCAGCATTTCGTCCAATGTCCGCGGCGGAACCGCCCGATCCAGAACTGCCCCGCATCCGTCCTGAgctttttcattcttttctctttttgacGGAAAGCCCCTCTTGCAGAGAATTTCCGCTCCAAGAAGTAGGAAGGAAGTGAAGGAACAAAATGGAACCATTTGTTGCTACCTTATCCCGATCCATACATTCCCCCCCATCAGCTTCTGAAATTAAGTTACACTAAGCAAACAATGTCGTGTGGCATGACCACAGCTACGCCTCTCCCTCATGCAAGAATGATAAGTACCAGGCATAAACTCCCCCCAGTCATACGACGACAACGCATGGCTTCGATGGCTTTTCCATGACCCTTGTTCGAATATCGTATGGAGATCTTCTTACTGGTTTTCCCTTGTGCATGGATCCATGCATTCGCATTCCTTCGATggcaaaaaaaggaaaaagaaactaaGCTAACTTGAAAAGGTTCGGTTGGGGAGGATTGAAAATTCAAACAGATGAATGAAATGAAAGCCGCCACTTCCAGTAAATATCTGACACtgcttatattattattttctgcttcttttaAGCCTTGTCGAGCACGCTATGCGCTAGTAGATGGCGTGATAAGCCACTTCCCCACGTGCCTGGGGACTGACTGGTGGGATTACTTACTTTGTTGGGTAAGGAGTGTACTCTTAGACTCTTAGTAGCAGCCATGTGCCTTATGCGCATATGCACGCTCAGCACTAGTACTGCAGGGAGATCTCACCAACAAATACCCTTTTCTTTTAGACTGAAACCTCTTTGCTTGGTATGTTAGGTAGTGTAGCTACTATGTAACTTCAGCGTACAAATTCAACGATACTAAATACACTATTCCACTCGCTATCCCTCACTGTACTTAAAAGCGCGCCTGATTCTCTATCATTATTTCAGTTACACAAGAATGGAACATGGCTATAACATGAACCGGCCTAGGTCCATCCAACACGATACGGCAACTCTGCCGACAAAATCTCTCCTCTCAAGCTATGCACGCCTTACGCCAGGCGCTAAGGCTGACACTAGTCTTACGCCTCCAGCAGTTTTGTGTCTGTCCACAATTTAGACTAGTTCCTCCAATCTATCTAGGATAACGGCTGGCTTGATCTCTAGTGGCGCCGCTTTTACGCCACTTTCTCACGGCGGGAGCGATTGATGGAACCTTATCGGCAGCTAGTAGCTATCAGTTATAGCGAGCTGTATGAAGCTGTAGTTCTCTATGGAATGGTGGGTTTTTATTGTGTGTAATTTGATGGCACTATAAGTAGATATGTATTCTTCTTGACAATATTGCATGGCGCAAAGTCTCGGAGAATGAATCCGAGTCGTTGGCTGTCTCTATCGCTGGGTCAGGGGGTGCTGGCGCAAGGGGGATCTGGAgggggaatggaatggaatggtaGCCATCACGGCGGGCCGTACCATATTTGCATACTTTATTTGAGTAGTGTGCTGGTGGTATGTTTGAAGTAAGGGGTAGTTATTGGGTTCTATTGCATTTTACTGTAGCTACAATGCCGTTTATGTTGGGTTTACTATGGAAGACAGATCCGAACCAAGTGCATGCTTTTGTGGTATACTGCAATAGATAGCATATCAGGGTAGTAACTACAAGCTCCGAATTCACATTCCCTCGTCCTCCCCGGCCAGCAGGGCCGCATAGTCGTCCGCAGAAGCAAATGTGGGCAGATGCTTGAGCTTGCGCCGCTTCTTCCGGTCAGACTGCTTGTCATCCTTCGGAGGCTCCTCAACCGCTGCGAGTTCCACGTCAGAGGGCAGTTCCTCGTCACTGTCGACGAAGGCCTCGTCGTCCGAAACATCCATGTCAAAtgcatcctcgtcgtcagatggctcttcctccttggcggccttgcccttcttaGCCTTGGGCTTGGTGGCaggctgctcctcctcgatgTCCTCCATCTCGTCGTCCGAGTCGAGGTTGAGTTCGACTTCGCTGTcgccgccttcttcctcttcatcgtcagaCTTGTCGTAGGCGGACTCAAGATCGTCCATGTCGAgatcgtcgtcgtcgctgcCTGCTTCCAGATCGGGACGGGAATCAACCAACGCCTTCCAGATCTCGGACTCGGCGCCGCTGAGTTcggcatcctcctcgtcttcgtcgacagcatccttggccttcttggtcttgtccttgtcttGACCCTTTCCGATGCGGTTGAAGTATTcgtggaagaagacatcTTCCGCCGCAACTTCctcggacttcttcttccagaaggcctCCGAGTTGAGAGGCAGCTGCTGGATCGACTTGCCGCCCGCGACCAACCGATCCTTGGCCTCGCTGCCTGCCAGAGGTTGCATGATGGATGAACCACGGGTGAGCGCAGACGCCTTGGGGGTCCGGTAGACGAAGCGATCGAGGAAGTGGGACAACGTGTGCAATGTGAGATCGGGCTGTCCGGACATTGGCTTGTGGTCGAGCAGATGAGCCGCGTTCACTGACACGGATGGGTGGAAGTGAGACTGGTAAGGCAGCTATGATACCTTATTAGCGCGTGACAACATTTCATTAGCAGATTAAACTTACCAGTTCCCACAGACATGTCCGGTCGGCATTGCTGTGGCCGGGGTCTCTCTTGCGGGGGTCGTATTGAGTCGACGGCTTCTCCGGCTTCTGTGTGACCTCTGGCTGCTCCTGAggctcgtcatcctcatcaggaACATCGCGGAAcacctcctcgtcgtcactgtCGTTCTCTTCCGGCTGATCGAACAAGGAAGCGAGATCGGGGAATGTCTTCTCCAATTCACGGATGAGGTAGAAGACACCACAGATGAAAGCGGGCTGATGGAGCCCAAGAACCTGAACGATACGCTTCACGAACGCCTTTACACGGCGGGTGTTCAGATCATTCTTCAAAGCCTTGAACAGAAGGTTGAGGTAGAGCGACTGCTTGGAGGAGGTAGCAACCCGAGGGTCGAGAAGAGACTCATATAACGTGCGGTAGAAGCGATCAGAACCAACCTGGTGAGTCGAGGTTATCTGCTGGATCAGCATGAGCGCCTGGATACTGGTGTTGAAGTTGGCGGAGTGTGTGATGCGGAAGAGAGTATCAATGTGCTTGGAGAGTCTAATGACGGATTAGTGATAATTAGAAATGAAGGATATGCAAAACGTACCGTTCACTATCCGAGCTGGTAAACGGGTAGGCTCGGTTGACACCAGTCAGAACTGCAGAGGTCAGTTTATCCCGCACCTCTTCAGTCTGAGCCAGACCCTTATCAGcgtcctccttccccttgttcttgttgtgcTTGTTGCCAtactttccattcttcttgccctttggCTCCTTGTTAGGCCGCAAGAGAGCAACAAAGATGGAGAAATAGATGTCGAGTAATTTCAATGCAACGGTCTCCTCCTTAACACTCAAGACAGTCTGGTTCAGCGTAATTACAGCATAGTATTTGGCGTGTTGACTCTGACCAGGACGGAAGAGAACTTCCTCGACGgcggcgatgatggtgggctTCATCAGAGGATGCGCCTGCTCAAGTTGCAACAAGAGGTAAGATGCCCGCGAAGCAATCTTCTTCGAGGTATCTCCCAGTTTGTTGACCAACAGTCGCAAGAGGTTCGTTTCCTGCtccggcttctccttgagCAATTCATAAACGTAACTGACAGCTCTGGAGCGGGAGAACTCAATCTCGTCATTACACCAGACTTCAAGGATTTTAAGGACTTCAAAGAATTGATCCTTCAAGAAGTGCTCGTACGCCCAGACAATCAAGTGGCTCTTCTGAAGCCCTCCAGGGAGAGGGTCTCCTTCGGACCACTTGCTGCCTGCGCCTTGCAACGCAGCAATAAGAGACGGCTGGTTGGCAAAAGCCCGGAGTCTCCTGTCGCTAGGAAGGAGTGTTCCTTGAGCGAACATATCCTTGAGCGATCTCAAGACTTCCACGGCCTGAGCACGACTGCGCTTCTTGCCAAGGGCAATGAGGTTTTCCATTGCCTTTGTGTTGTGAAGAGGCGATTCCTGTACAGCAAGAGTCAAGGCAGAGGTCTTATCGCTAAGCGTACCGGTAGACATGATCGTGCTGTAGAACTTGtgggatgaagaggcagATGCTTGCTGCGCTTCCGCGTACATCTTGTTTTCCTTctcgaggagggagacggCGTAATCGTAGAACCGATCCACCACATGGCGAGGCAGAGACTTCGCTTGTGCTGTCGGTATAGAGGGCAGTTCCGTCATGTACCAATCGGATCTGGGTCGAACAGACTAATGGCTACATTAGAAGGATATATGTGGATTGGGCTGGTTATACTCACGAGTTTGGCGAACTCCTTGGGGAAGACAACTTCGGCAGTAGGTTCCTTGTTggctttctctttcttggcGGGTTCTTTGCTCTCCTTCGCGGCGGGAGCAGGAGCtggctcctcatcctctga belongs to Aspergillus luchuensis IFO 4308 DNA, chromosome 3, nearly complete sequence and includes:
- a CDS encoding RNA-binding ribosome biosynthesis protein MAK21 (BUSCO:EOG092612XD;~COG:J,K;~EggNog:ENOG410PFAJ;~InterPro:IPR016024,IPR005612,IPR040155;~PFAM:PF03914;~TransMembrane:2 (o564-580i729-748o)), giving the protein MAKSKGKRSSGANDVIPDGGVAVNDSAPAADALPQLEESAFAGLRQKIEQRLKDQSASKQKPKNNKGKSGPSDMPQKKEPAPKPQPKQASNNDKNNKGKKRDRNGEVIAREDKVVSKDKKPASKENQDDVLRQEILALGGTEEDLDLIAGVGSDSEVEDATEKKSKGKSDDASLRKELSSILAAAGQVVPDDLEDDEVEEEEAEEEEASEEDDGEEDDEEEVEDDEDEEPSEDEEPAPAPAAKESKEPAKKEKANKEPTAEVVFPKEFAKLSVRPRSDWYMTELPSIPTAQAKSLPRHVVDRFYDYAVSLLEKENKMYAEAQQASASSSHKFYSTIMSTGTLSDKTSALTLAVQESPLHNTKAMENLIALGKKRSRAQAVEVLRSLKDMFAQGTLLPSDRRLRAFANQPSLIAALQGAGSKWSEGDPLPGGLQKSHLIVWAYEHFLKDQFFEVLKILEVWCNDEIEFSRSRAVSYVYELLKEKPEQETNLLRLLVNKLGDTSKKIASRASYLLLQLEQAHPLMKPTIIAAVEEVLFRPGQSQHAKYYAVITLNQTVLSVKEETVALKLLDIYFSIFVALLRPNKEPKGKKNGKYGNKHNKNKGKEDADKGLAQTEEVRDKLTSAVLTGVNRAYPFTSSDSERLSKHIDTLFRITHSANFNTSIQALMLIQQITSTHQVGSDRFYRTLYESLLDPRVATSSKQSLYLNLLFKALKNDLNTRRVKAFVKRIVQVLGLHQPAFICGVFYLIRELEKTFPDLASLFDQPEENDSDDEEVFRDVPDEDDEPQEQPEVTQKPEKPSTQYDPRKRDPGHSNADRTCLWELLPYQSHFHPSVSVNAAHLLDHKPMSGQPDLTLHTLSHFLDRFVYRTPKASALTRGSSIMQPLAGSEAKDRLVAGGKSIQQLPLNSEAFWKKKSEEVAAEDVFFHEYFNRIGKGQDKDKTKKAKDAVDEDEEDAELSGAESEIWKALVDSRPDLEAGSDDDDLDMDDLESAYDKSDDEEEEGGDSEVELNLDSDDEMEDIEEEQPATKPKAKKGKAAKEEEPSDDEDAFDMDVSDDEAFVDSDEELPSDVELAAVEEPPKDDKQSDRKKRRKLKHLPTFASADDYAALLAGEDEGM